A stretch of the Enterobacter mori genome encodes the following:
- the tdcA gene encoding transcriptional regulator TdcA, whose amino-acid sequence MNTIILPKTQHLVVFQEVIKSGSIGSAARQLGLTQPAVSKIISDIESYFGVEVMIRKNTGVKLTAAGQVLLSYSESITREMKNMVSEINSLSFSTVMDVSFGYPSLIGFTFLSEMIKKFKEVFPKARVSMYEAQLSSFLPAIRDGRLDFAIGTLSDGMQLQDLHVEPLFESEFVLVASKLRTCTGPTRLASLTHEQWVMPQTDMGYYNELLTTLQDNHISIENIVQTDSVVTIYNLVLNADYLTVIPRDMIAPFGSDQFIVLPVEDELPVARYAAVWSKNYSIKKSASVLVELAKQYSSMNIEKRR is encoded by the coding sequence ATGAACACTATTATTCTACCGAAAACACAGCACCTCGTGGTATTTCAGGAAGTCATTAAAAGTGGCTCCATAGGTTCTGCGGCAAGACAGCTGGGCCTGACGCAACCGGCCGTCAGCAAAATCATCAGCGATATCGAGTCCTACTTCGGCGTGGAAGTGATGATTCGTAAAAACACGGGCGTTAAGTTGACCGCAGCAGGCCAGGTTCTGCTCTCGTATTCAGAGTCGATCACTCGTGAAATGAAAAACATGGTGAGCGAGATTAACAGCCTCAGTTTTAGTACCGTTATGGACGTCTCCTTTGGCTATCCGTCGCTTATAGGCTTCACTTTCCTGTCTGAGATGATCAAAAAATTCAAGGAAGTGTTCCCGAAAGCACGCGTCTCGATGTACGAAGCACAGCTCTCTTCGTTCCTGCCCGCTATCCGCGACGGCCGACTGGATTTTGCCATCGGTACGCTGAGCGACGGGATGCAGCTTCAGGATCTTCACGTTGAGCCACTGTTTGAATCCGAGTTTGTGCTGGTGGCGAGTAAATTACGAACGTGCACCGGCCCGACCAGACTGGCATCGCTCACGCACGAGCAGTGGGTGATGCCGCAAACCGATATGGGCTACTACAACGAACTCCTGACCACCCTGCAAGACAACCACATCAGCATTGAAAACATCGTCCAGACCGATTCCGTCGTCACCATCTATAACCTTGTCCTCAATGCCGATTACCTGACGGTGATCCCCCGTGACATGATTGCGCCCTTCGGCTCGGACCAGTTTATTGTCCTGCCGGTGGAAGATGAATTACCGGTGGCGCGTTATGCCGCCGTGTGGTCTAAAAATTACAGTATTAAAAAATCAGCGTCAGTATTAGTTGAACTGGCAAAACAATATTCGTCGATGAATATCGAAAAACGACGATGA
- the garK gene encoding glycerate 2-kinase: MKIVIAPDSYKGSLSATEVAQAIEKGFREIFPDALYVSVPVADGGEGTVEAMIAATHGSEHYAVVTGPLGEKVNACWGMSGDGSTAFIEMAAASGLALVPPAQRNPLNTTSRGTGELILCALDKGARNIIIGIGGSATNDGGAGMMQALGAKLSDANGTEIGYGGGSLMALNSIDLSGLDARLQHCTIRVACDVTNPLVGEKGASRVFGPQKGATEGMILELDANLSHFADVIKKSLRIDVKHVPGAGAAGGMGAALMAFLGAELKSGIEIVTQALNLEEHIHDCTWVLTGEGRIDSQSIHGKVPVGVANVAKKYHKPVIGIAGSLTPDVGVVHQYGIDAVFSVLTSIGSLEEAFRGAYDNIYRASRNIAATLQVGMHTQG, from the coding sequence ATGAAAATCGTAATCGCGCCAGACTCTTATAAAGGAAGCCTCTCTGCCACCGAGGTAGCTCAGGCGATAGAAAAAGGATTTCGGGAAATCTTCCCCGACGCACTTTATGTTTCTGTTCCCGTAGCCGATGGCGGGGAAGGCACGGTAGAAGCGATGATCGCCGCCACCCACGGCAGCGAACATTATGCCGTCGTCACGGGCCCGCTGGGTGAAAAGGTGAATGCCTGCTGGGGAATGTCCGGTGACGGCAGTACGGCGTTTATCGAGATGGCGGCAGCCAGCGGTCTGGCATTAGTCCCTCCGGCACAGCGCAACCCGCTCAACACCACTTCACGCGGCACCGGGGAGCTTATCCTCTGCGCGCTGGATAAAGGCGCGCGCAATATTATTATCGGTATCGGCGGCAGCGCCACCAACGACGGTGGCGCGGGGATGATGCAGGCGCTCGGGGCGAAGCTCAGCGATGCCAACGGCACGGAGATCGGCTACGGGGGCGGCAGCCTGATGGCGCTTAACAGTATTGATCTTTCGGGTCTTGATGCGCGTCTTCAGCATTGTACGATCCGCGTCGCCTGCGACGTCACCAACCCCCTGGTGGGAGAGAAAGGCGCGTCGCGCGTCTTCGGCCCGCAAAAAGGGGCGACCGAGGGGATGATCCTCGAGCTGGACGCCAATCTCAGCCACTTTGCCGACGTGATTAAAAAATCCCTGCGTATCGACGTGAAGCATGTACCCGGAGCCGGTGCTGCGGGGGGGATGGGGGCAGCGCTGATGGCGTTTCTCGGCGCGGAACTTAAGAGCGGGATTGAGATTGTCACTCAGGCGCTCAACCTTGAAGAGCATATCCACGACTGCACATGGGTGCTGACGGGGGAAGGGCGTATCGACAGCCAGAGCATTCACGGCAAAGTGCCCGTCGGCGTGGCAAACGTCGCCAAAAAATACCATAAGCCGGTGATTGGCATTGCCGGTAGCCTGACCCCGGATGTGGGCGTAGTGCACCAGTACGGCATTGACGCCGTGTTCAGCGTGCTGACCAGCATTGGTTCACTGGAAGAGGCGTTTCGCGGCGCCTATGACAACATTTACCGCGCCTCACGCAATATCGCCGCGACTTTGCAGGTGGGGATGCATACCCAAGGGTGA
- the garR gene encoding 2-hydroxy-3-oxopropionate reductase, giving the protein MTLKVGFIGLGIMGKPMSKNLIKAGYSLVVLDRNSDAVAEVISAGAEAASTAKAVAEQCDVIITMLPNSPHVKEVALGENGIIDGAKPGLVVIDMSSIAPLASREISEALKVKGVDMLDAPVSGGEPKAIDGTLSVMVGGDKAIFDRYYDLMKAMAGSVVHTGEIGAGNVTKLANQVIVALNIAAMSEALTLATKAGVNPDLVYQAIRGGLAGSTVLDAKAPMVMDRNFKPGFRIDLHIKDLANALDTSHGVGAQLPLTAAVMEMMQALRADGLGTADHSAIACYYEKLAKVEVAR; this is encoded by the coding sequence ATGACGCTGAAAGTGGGCTTTATTGGCTTAGGTATCATGGGTAAACCAATGAGTAAGAACCTCATCAAAGCGGGTTACTCACTGGTGGTTTTAGACCGTAATTCAGACGCTGTGGCGGAAGTGATTTCAGCTGGCGCAGAAGCGGCCTCGACGGCCAAAGCGGTTGCCGAGCAGTGTGATGTGATCATCACCATGCTGCCAAACTCCCCGCACGTGAAAGAGGTGGCGCTGGGCGAGAACGGCATTATCGACGGCGCGAAGCCGGGACTGGTGGTTATCGACATGAGCTCTATTGCCCCGCTGGCCAGCCGTGAAATCAGCGAGGCGCTAAAGGTAAAAGGCGTGGACATGCTGGACGCGCCGGTCAGCGGCGGCGAGCCAAAAGCCATCGACGGCACGCTGTCGGTGATGGTGGGTGGCGACAAGGCGATTTTCGACAGATATTACGACCTGATGAAAGCCATGGCGGGTTCTGTGGTGCATACCGGTGAAATTGGGGCGGGTAACGTCACCAAGCTGGCGAACCAGGTGATTGTGGCGCTGAACATTGCGGCGATGTCTGAAGCGCTGACGCTGGCAACCAAAGCAGGCGTAAACCCGGATCTGGTGTACCAGGCAATCCGCGGCGGCCTGGCGGGCAGCACCGTGCTGGATGCGAAAGCACCGATGGTGATGGATCGTAACTTCAAGCCGGGTTTCCGTATCGACCTGCACATTAAAGATCTGGCTAACGCGCTGGATACCTCTCATGGCGTGGGGGCACAGCTGCCGCTGACCGCTGCGGTCATGGAGATGATGCAGGCGCTGCGCGCGGACGGTCTGGGCACCGCCGACCATAGCGCCATCGCGTGCTACTACGAAAAACTGGCGAAAGTGGAAGTTGCTCGCTAA
- the garL gene encoding 2-dehydro-3-deoxyglucarate aldolase: MSNDIFPNKFKAALAANQIQIGCWSALANPISTEVLGLAGFDWLVLDGEHAPNDISTFIPQLMALKGSHSAPVVRVPTNEPVIIKRLLDIGFYNFLIPFVETEEEAVLAVASTRYPPEGIRGVSVSHRANMFGTVPDYFAQSNKNITILVQIESQQGVDNVDAIAATDGVDGIFVGPSDLAAAFGHLGNAGHPDVQRAIQHIFARAKAHGKPCGILAPVEADARRYLEWGATFVAVGSDLGVFRSATQKLADAFKK; this comes from the coding sequence ATGAGTAACGATATCTTCCCGAACAAGTTTAAGGCAGCCCTCGCGGCAAACCAGATCCAGATTGGCTGCTGGTCTGCCCTGGCAAACCCGATCAGCACTGAAGTGCTGGGGCTGGCCGGGTTCGACTGGCTGGTGCTGGACGGCGAACATGCGCCAAATGACATCAGCACCTTTATTCCGCAACTGATGGCGCTGAAGGGCAGCCATAGCGCGCCGGTGGTACGCGTGCCGACGAACGAGCCGGTCATCATCAAGCGCCTGCTGGATATCGGTTTCTACAACTTCTTGATCCCGTTCGTGGAAACGGAAGAAGAGGCGGTGCTGGCCGTGGCCTCTACTCGCTACCCGCCGGAGGGCATTCGCGGCGTGTCCGTGTCGCACCGCGCCAACATGTTTGGCACCGTGCCGGACTACTTCGCCCAGTCCAACAAGAACATCACCATCCTGGTGCAGATCGAGAGCCAGCAGGGCGTGGATAACGTCGATGCCATTGCTGCAACCGACGGCGTGGACGGCATCTTTGTCGGTCCAAGCGACCTGGCCGCTGCGTTCGGGCATCTGGGCAATGCGGGTCATCCTGACGTGCAGCGCGCCATTCAGCACATTTTCGCGCGTGCCAAAGCGCACGGCAAACCGTGCGGCATTCTGGCCCCGGTTGAAGCCGATGCCCGCCGCTATCTGGAGTGGGGGGCGACGTTCGTTGCCGTTGGCAGCGATCTCGGCGTGTTCCGCTCCGCCACGCAGAAATTAGCAGACGCTTTTAAAAAATAA
- a CDS encoding MFS transporter, with amino-acid sequence MILDTAVESKKGVPTRYLILLIIFIVTAINYADRATLSIAGTEVAKELQLSAVSMGYIFSAFGWAYLLMQIPGGWLLDKFGSKKVYTYSLFFWSLFTFLQGFVDVFPLAWAGVSMFIMRFMLGFSEAPSFPANARIVAAWFPTKERGTASALFNAAQYFSLAIFSPLLGWLTFAWGWEHVFTVMGVIGFVLTGVWVKYIHNPTDHPRMSEQELKFISEGGAVVDMDHKKPGEQVAGGPKLHYIKQLLTNRMMLGVFFGQYFINTITWFFLTWFPIYLVQEKGMSILKVGLVASIPALCGFAGGVLGGVFSDYLIKQGKSITLARKLPIVLGMLLASSIILCNYTNNTTLVVALMALAFFGKGFGALGWPVISDTAPKEIVGLCGGVFNVFGNVASIATPLVIGYLVSELHSFNAALVFVGCSALMAMFCYLFVVGDIKRMELQK; translated from the coding sequence ATGATTCTGGATACCGCTGTAGAATCGAAAAAGGGTGTGCCCACTCGCTATTTAATATTACTGATTATTTTTATCGTCACGGCCATTAACTACGCTGACCGTGCGACGCTGTCGATTGCCGGTACGGAAGTGGCAAAAGAGCTGCAGCTCAGTGCCGTCTCAATGGGGTATATCTTCTCCGCCTTCGGCTGGGCCTACCTGCTGATGCAAATTCCCGGCGGCTGGCTGCTGGATAAGTTCGGCTCCAAAAAGGTCTATACCTACAGCCTGTTCTTCTGGTCGCTGTTCACCTTCCTGCAGGGCTTTGTGGATGTCTTCCCGCTGGCCTGGGCGGGCGTGTCGATGTTCATCATGCGCTTTATGCTCGGCTTCTCGGAAGCGCCGTCGTTTCCGGCGAACGCCCGTATCGTCGCGGCCTGGTTCCCGACCAAAGAGCGCGGTACGGCTTCTGCGTTGTTTAACGCTGCGCAGTATTTCTCGCTGGCGATCTTCTCTCCGCTGCTGGGCTGGCTGACCTTCGCCTGGGGCTGGGAACACGTATTTACCGTGATGGGCGTGATTGGCTTTGTGCTGACCGGCGTATGGGTGAAGTACATCCATAACCCGACCGACCATCCTCGCATGTCAGAGCAGGAGCTGAAGTTCATCTCCGAAGGCGGCGCGGTGGTGGATATGGACCACAAAAAGCCCGGTGAGCAGGTCGCAGGCGGTCCTAAGCTCCATTACATCAAACAGTTGTTGACCAACCGCATGATGCTGGGCGTCTTTTTTGGTCAATACTTTATCAACACCATCACCTGGTTCTTCCTTACCTGGTTCCCGATTTATCTGGTGCAGGAAAAAGGGATGTCGATTCTGAAGGTGGGCCTGGTGGCTTCCATTCCGGCGCTGTGCGGTTTTGCCGGTGGCGTGCTGGGCGGGGTGTTCTCGGATTATCTGATTAAGCAGGGCAAGTCGATCACCCTGGCGCGTAAGCTGCCAATTGTGCTCGGCATGCTGCTGGCGTCGTCCATCATTCTGTGTAACTACACCAACAACACCACGCTGGTGGTTGCCCTGATGGCGCTGGCGTTCTTCGGTAAAGGCTTTGGTGCGCTGGGCTGGCCGGTGATTTCCGACACCGCGCCAAAAGAGATTGTTGGCCTGTGCGGCGGGGTGTTTAACGTCTTTGGCAACGTGGCGTCGATTGCGACTCCACTGGTCATTGGTTATCTGGTCAGTGAACTGCATTCGTTCAACGCGGCACTGGTATTCGTTGGCTGTTCAGCGTTGATGGCGATGTTCTGCTACCTGTTCGTGGTAGGCGACATCAAACGTATGGAATTGCAGAAATAA
- the garD gene encoding galactarate dehydratase codes for MADIEIRQASPTAFYIKVHDTDNVAIIVNDNGLKAGTRFPDGLELIEHIPQGHKVALVDIPAHGEIVRYGEIIGYAVRAIPQGSWIEESLVELPKAPPLNTLPLATRVPEPLPPLEGYTFEGYRNADGSVGTKNLLGITTSVHCVAGVVDYVVKIIERDLLPKYPNVDGVVGLNHLYGCGVAINAPAAVVPIRTIHNIALNPNFGGEVMVIGLGCEKLQPERLLQGTEDVKAIPVDDASIVRLQDEHHVGFRSMVDDILQVAERHLDKLNKRQRETCPASELVVGTQCGGSDAFSGVTANPAVGYASDLFVRCGATVMFSEVTEVRDAIHLLTPRAVNEEVGKRLLEEMAWYDNYLDMGQTDRSANPSPGNKKGGLANVVEKALGSIAKSGQSAIVEVLSPGQRPTKRGLIYAATPASDFVCGTQQVASGITVQVFTTGRGTPYGLMAVPVIKMATRTELANRWYDLMDINAGTIATGEESIEDVGWKLFHFILDVASGRKKTFSDQWGLHNQLAVFNPAPVT; via the coding sequence ATGGCCGACATTGAAATTCGACAGGCATCGCCGACGGCGTTTTATATAAAAGTACATGACACCGATAACGTGGCGATTATTGTCAACGACAACGGCTTAAAAGCGGGAACCCGTTTCCCGGACGGGCTGGAACTGATTGAGCATATTCCACAGGGGCATAAGGTGGCGCTGGTGGATATTCCGGCGCACGGTGAAATCGTGCGCTACGGTGAAATTATTGGCTATGCCGTCCGCGCGATCCCGCAGGGAAGCTGGATTGAAGAGTCGCTGGTTGAACTGCCAAAAGCGCCGCCGCTGAACACCCTGCCGCTGGCGACGCGGGTGCCTGAACCGCTGCCGCCGCTTGAGGGCTATACCTTCGAAGGCTACCGCAACGCGGACGGCAGCGTCGGCACCAAGAACCTGCTCGGCATTACCACCAGCGTGCACTGCGTGGCGGGCGTGGTGGATTACGTGGTGAAAATCATCGAGCGCGACCTGCTGCCGAAATACCCGAACGTGGATGGCGTAGTGGGTCTGAACCACCTCTACGGCTGCGGCGTGGCGATCAACGCGCCCGCGGCGGTAGTACCTATCCGCACCATTCACAATATTGCCCTCAACCCGAACTTTGGCGGCGAGGTGATGGTCATCGGCCTGGGGTGTGAAAAACTTCAGCCTGAGCGCCTGCTGCAGGGCACCGAGGATGTGAAAGCGATTCCGGTAGACGATGCCAGCATCGTACGTCTGCAGGACGAGCATCACGTCGGCTTTAGATCGATGGTCGACGATATTTTGCAGGTGGCTGAACGCCATCTGGATAAGCTCAATAAACGCCAGCGTGAAACCTGCCCGGCCTCTGAGCTAGTGGTAGGCACCCAGTGCGGCGGCAGCGATGCGTTTTCCGGCGTGACCGCCAACCCGGCGGTGGGCTATGCGTCCGATCTGTTCGTGCGCTGCGGTGCCACGGTGATGTTCTCCGAAGTGACCGAAGTGCGTGACGCCATCCACCTTCTGACGCCGCGCGCCGTCAACGAAGAGGTGGGCAAACGCCTGCTGGAAGAGATGGCCTGGTACGATAACTATCTCGATATGGGGCAAACCGACCGCAGCGCTAACCCGTCGCCGGGCAACAAAAAAGGCGGCCTGGCCAACGTGGTGGAAAAAGCCCTTGGTTCGATTGCCAAATCCGGCCAGAGCGCGATTGTCGAAGTGCTCTCTCCGGGCCAGCGCCCGACCAAACGCGGCCTGATTTATGCGGCAACGCCTGCCAGCGATTTCGTCTGCGGCACGCAGCAGGTCGCATCCGGCATTACGGTGCAGGTCTTTACCACCGGGCGCGGCACGCCGTACGGTCTGATGGCGGTGCCGGTGATTAAAATGGCGACCCGCACCGAGCTGGCAAACCGCTGGTATGACTTAATGGACATCAACGCGGGCACCATCGCCACCGGGGAAGAGAGCATTGAGGATGTGGGCTGGAAGCTGTTCCACTTCATTCTGGACGTGGCGAGCGGGCGGAAGAAAACCTTCTCTGACCAATGGGGATTGCATAATCAGCTGGCGGTGTTTAACCCGGCACCGGTGACGTGA
- a CDS encoding DeoR family transcriptional regulator has protein sequence MSSTDSSAEKRITGTSERREQIIQRLRAQGSVQVNDLSHLYGVSTVTIRNDLAFLEKQGIAVRAYGGALICEGNAPGAEPSVEDKSSLNTAVKRSIAQAAAALVKPGHRIILDSGTTTFEIARMLRQHTDVIAMTNGMNVANALLEAEGVELLMTGGHLRRQSQSFYGDQAEQSLQNYHFDLLFLGVDAIDLDRGVSTHNEDEARLNRKMCEVAERIIVVTDSSKFNRSSLHKIIDTQRIDMIIVDEGIPAESLEGLRKSGIEVVLV, from the coding sequence ATGAGCAGCACTGATTCATCCGCAGAAAAACGCATCACCGGCACCAGTGAAAGGCGAGAGCAGATAATTCAGCGGTTGCGGGCGCAGGGAAGCGTGCAGGTTAACGATCTGTCTCATCTGTACGGCGTATCGACGGTGACGATACGTAACGATCTGGCCTTCCTGGAGAAGCAGGGGATTGCCGTTCGCGCTTACGGCGGGGCGCTGATTTGTGAAGGCAATGCGCCGGGCGCTGAGCCTTCCGTGGAGGATAAAAGCTCGCTGAATACGGCGGTGAAGCGCAGCATCGCGCAGGCCGCAGCCGCGCTGGTCAAACCCGGGCACCGAATTATTCTGGACTCCGGCACCACGACGTTTGAAATCGCCCGCATGCTGCGCCAGCACACGGATGTGATTGCGATGACCAACGGTATGAATGTCGCGAATGCGTTGCTGGAAGCGGAAGGGGTGGAATTGCTGATGACCGGCGGGCATCTGCGCCGTCAGTCGCAATCTTTCTACGGTGACCAGGCAGAACAGTCGCTACAGAATTACCATTTCGACCTGCTGTTCCTGGGCGTTGACGCCATCGATCTCGATCGCGGCGTGAGTACGCACAACGAGGACGAAGCCCGTCTGAACCGCAAAATGTGCGAGGTGGCAGAGCGCATTATTGTGGTCACAGACTCCAGCAAATTTAACCGCTCAAGCCTGCATAAAATCATTGATACACAACGGATTGATATGATTATCGTCGATGAAGGCATTCCGGCGGAGAGTTTGGAAGGATTACGGAAAAGCGGGATTGAAGTGGTGCTGGTTTAA
- the kbaZ gene encoding tagatose-bisphosphate aldolase subunit KbaZ encodes MERKVKHLTDMVEQHKRGNANGIYAVCSAHPLVLEAAIRYAHSHQTPLLIEATSNQVDQFGGYTGMTPADFHGFVCQLATSLGLPTSQLILGGDHLGPNRWQNLPAHQAMANADDLIKSYVAAGFKKIHLDCSMSCEDDPVPLTDAIVAQRAARLAKIAENTCREQFGTSDLVYVIGTEVPVPGGAHETLTELDVTTPDAARATLEAHRHAFEKEGLSDIWPRIIGLVVQPGVEFDHAHVCDYQPQKAVALSKMVEAYDTLVFEAHSTDYQTPQALRQLVKDHFAILKVGPALTFALREALFSLAAIEEELLPAKASSDLRHVLENVMLDRPEYWQSHYHGDGNARRLARGYSYSDRVRYYWPDSQIDDAFERLVRNLADEPIPLPLISQYLPLQYSKVREGALKSTPRELIIDHIQDILQQYHAACEGVTTQNA; translated from the coding sequence ATGGAGAGGAAAGTGAAACATCTGACAGATATGGTGGAACAACATAAACGGGGGAATGCAAACGGGATTTATGCCGTCTGTTCCGCACATCCATTGGTACTTGAAGCTGCCATTCGTTACGCGCATTCGCATCAGACGCCGCTCTTAATTGAAGCCACCTCCAACCAGGTGGATCAGTTTGGCGGCTATACCGGCATGACGCCTGCGGATTTTCACGGGTTTGTCTGCCAACTGGCCACGTCACTTGGTTTGCCGACATCACAGCTGATCCTCGGTGGCGATCATCTAGGGCCTAACCGGTGGCAAAATTTGCCTGCGCATCAGGCGATGGCAAATGCCGACGATCTGATCAAAAGCTATGTTGCTGCCGGATTCAAAAAGATCCATCTCGACTGCAGCATGTCCTGTGAAGACGATCCGGTGCCGTTAACCGATGCAATCGTCGCGCAACGTGCGGCTCGTCTGGCAAAAATCGCCGAAAATACCTGCCGCGAACAGTTTGGCACATCGGATCTGGTTTACGTTATCGGTACCGAAGTCCCCGTTCCCGGCGGCGCACACGAGACGCTGACGGAACTCGACGTCACCACGCCAGACGCCGCCCGCGCCACGCTGGAAGCACATCGCCACGCATTCGAAAAAGAGGGCTTGAGCGACATCTGGCCACGCATTATTGGCCTGGTGGTCCAGCCTGGCGTGGAGTTCGACCACGCGCACGTCTGCGACTACCAGCCGCAGAAAGCCGTCGCGCTGAGCAAAATGGTGGAAGCCTATGACACGCTGGTGTTTGAAGCGCACTCCACCGACTACCAGACGCCGCAGGCGCTGCGCCAGCTGGTCAAGGATCACTTTGCCATCCTGAAAGTTGGCCCCGCCCTGACCTTCGCCCTGCGCGAAGCGCTGTTCTCACTGGCCGCCATTGAAGAAGAATTGCTGCCCGCAAAAGCCAGCTCTGACCTGCGACATGTGCTGGAAAACGTGATGCTTGATCGCCCCGAATACTGGCAAAGCCATTACCACGGTGACGGGAATGCGCGTCGCCTGGCGCGCGGCTACAGCTACTCTGACCGCGTGCGCTATTACTGGCCCGATAGCCAGATTGACGACGCCTTTGAACGACTGGTACGCAACCTGGCGGATGAACCGATCCCGCTGCCGCTGATCAGCCAGTACCTGCCGCTGCAGTACAGCAAAGTTCGCGAGGGCGCTCTCAAGTCAACACCACGGGAACTCATCATCGACCACATTCAGGACATACTTCAGCAGTACCATGCCGCCTGCGAAGGCGTAACGACTCAAAACGCATAA
- the agaV gene encoding PTS N-acetylgalactosamine transporter subunit IIB: MPNIVLCRIDERLIHGQVGVQWVGFAGANLVLVANDEVAEDPVQQNLMEMVLAEGIAVRFWSLQKVIDNIHRAADRQKILLVCKSPADFLTLVEGGVPITRINVGNMHYANGKQQIAKTVSVDANDIAAFNGLKSAGVECFVQGVPTETALDLFKLL; the protein is encoded by the coding sequence ATGCCAAACATTGTCTTATGCCGCATCGACGAACGCCTGATCCACGGTCAGGTGGGCGTGCAGTGGGTGGGGTTTGCGGGGGCAAACCTGGTACTCGTCGCTAACGATGAGGTGGCTGAGGATCCGGTTCAACAGAACCTGATGGAAATGGTGCTCGCGGAAGGGATCGCCGTGCGCTTCTGGTCACTGCAAAAAGTGATCGACAACATTCACCGCGCCGCCGACCGTCAGAAAATCCTGCTGGTCTGCAAATCACCCGCCGATTTTTTAACGCTGGTTGAGGGGGGCGTGCCCATTACCCGTATCAACGTAGGAAACATGCACTACGCCAATGGCAAACAACAAATTGCCAAAACGGTATCTGTCGACGCGAACGATATCGCCGCGTTCAACGGCCTGAAATCTGCCGGAGTGGAATGCTTCGTTCAGGGCGTTCCAACAGAAACTGCTTTGGATCTCTTTAAACTGCTTTGA
- the agaW gene encoding PTS N-acetylgalactosamine transporter subunit IIC, with product MEISLLQALALGLLAFIAGLDMFNGLTHMHRPVVLGPLVGLILGDLHTGILTGGTLELVWMGLAPLAGAQPPNVIIGTIVGTAFAISTGVKPEVAVGVAVPFAVAVQMGITFLFSVMSGVMSRCDRMAANADANGIERVNYLALLALGIFYFLCAFLPIYFGAEHAKTAIDVLPARLIDGLGVAGGIMPAIGFAVLLKIMMKNVYIPYFIIGFVAAAWLKLPVLAIAAAALAMALIDLMRKSPEPTAPAAQKEEFEDGI from the coding sequence ATGGAAATCAGTCTGTTGCAGGCACTGGCGCTGGGCTTACTCGCCTTTATCGCCGGTCTGGATATGTTTAACGGCTTAACACACATGCACCGTCCAGTGGTACTCGGGCCGCTGGTCGGCCTGATTCTGGGCGATCTGCATACCGGCATTTTGACCGGCGGTACGTTAGAGCTGGTCTGGATGGGGCTGGCACCGCTGGCAGGGGCGCAACCACCTAACGTCATTATCGGGACTATCGTGGGCACCGCGTTTGCCATTAGCACGGGTGTGAAGCCAGAAGTTGCGGTTGGCGTCGCCGTCCCGTTTGCCGTTGCGGTACAGATGGGGATCACCTTCCTTTTCTCGGTGATGTCCGGCGTGATGTCCCGCTGCGATCGTATGGCGGCGAACGCCGACGCTAACGGTATCGAACGGGTCAACTATCTGGCGCTTCTGGCACTCGGTATTTTCTATTTTTTGTGTGCGTTCCTGCCAATTTACTTCGGTGCGGAACACGCGAAAACCGCCATTGATGTCCTGCCGGCACGGTTAATAGACGGTCTCGGCGTCGCGGGCGGCATCATGCCAGCGATCGGCTTCGCCGTGCTGCTGAAGATCATGATGAAAAACGTCTACATCCCTTACTTCATTATCGGTTTTGTCGCCGCGGCCTGGCTCAAGCTTCCTGTACTGGCGATTGCGGCGGCGGCGCTGGCAATGGCGCTGATCGACCTGATGCGTAAATCACCTGAACCGACGGCTCCCGCAGCTCAGAAAGAGGAATTCGAAGATGGCATCTAA